In one Pseudomonas sp. R84 genomic region, the following are encoded:
- a CDS encoding SCO family protein yields MNRRHGDRQPLHTPRSRALGMHLVLMLVVCVLASRVLLAHQASLGEPPAASESATPWGGDYFPNTLLTDQDGRQVHFFDDLIKDKVVVINFIFTSCSDSCPLETARLRQVQKLLGDRVGQDIFFYSISIDPLSDTPEVLKAYSQRFKVGAGWKFLTGEFEDVTDLRKKLGLFIEGVDNGRNKDHNLSLIVGNQSTGRWMKASPFENPWILADQLANTLQNWKQPSIEESYANAPDIRPPSNGEELFRTRCASCHSLGPMDGQGIGMRSIGPDLIGVTRSRDPKWLNRWIREPDRLLAEKDPIALQLYEQFERIPMPNLRLDEPSAQSIIDYLHDETERQQPSAKALADGALTPVKPGDNAATLSRMQ; encoded by the coding sequence ATGAACCGCCGCCACGGTGACCGCCAACCGCTGCATACCCCGCGCTCCCGGGCGTTGGGCATGCACCTGGTGCTGATGCTGGTGGTCTGTGTGCTCGCCAGCCGTGTGCTACTGGCACACCAGGCCAGCCTCGGCGAGCCGCCAGCGGCCAGTGAATCCGCCACCCCGTGGGGTGGCGACTATTTCCCCAACACCTTGCTGACCGATCAGGACGGTCGGCAGGTGCATTTCTTCGATGACCTGATCAAAGACAAAGTGGTGGTGATCAATTTCATCTTCACGTCGTGCAGCGACTCCTGCCCACTGGAAACCGCACGGCTGCGTCAGGTGCAGAAACTGCTCGGCGATCGGGTCGGCCAGGACATCTTCTTCTACTCGATCAGCATCGATCCGCTCAGCGACACTCCCGAAGTGCTCAAGGCCTATTCGCAGCGCTTCAAGGTCGGCGCCGGCTGGAAGTTTCTCACCGGCGAATTCGAAGACGTCACCGACCTGCGCAAGAAACTCGGGTTGTTCATCGAAGGCGTCGACAACGGTCGCAACAAGGATCACAACCTCAGCCTGATCGTCGGCAACCAGAGCACCGGTCGCTGGATGAAAGCCTCGCCGTTCGAGAACCCGTGGATCCTTGCCGATCAACTGGCCAACACCTTGCAGAACTGGAAGCAGCCGAGCATCGAAGAAAGTTACGCCAACGCCCCGGACATTCGCCCGCCGAGCAATGGCGAAGAACTGTTCCGCACCCGCTGCGCCTCGTGCCACAGCCTCGGCCCCATGGACGGGCAGGGCATCGGCATGCGCAGCATCGGCCCGGATCTGATTGGCGTAACGCGTAGTCGAGATCCGAAATGGCTGAATCGCTGGATACGCGAACCGGATCGCCTGCTCGCGGAAAAAGACCCGATTGCCCTGCAGCTGTACGAACAGTTCGAGCGAATTCCGATGCCCAACCTGCGCCTCGACGAGCCGTCCGCGCAGTCGATCATCGACTACCTCCACGATGAAACCGAGCGTCAGCAACCGTCCGCGAAAGCCTTGGCCGACGGCGCTTTGACGCCAGTAAAACCGGGCGATAACGCCGCGACGTTGAGTCGTATGCAGTAG
- a CDS encoding ATP-binding protein: MQRLEAQKTSAPNPSVAGKGWREQFNLLRWFSLASFFIIAAVALGLGYISTRFVVTESVERDALLTAQFVQAIGAAEMRHAKINPNRTMGEMLDPRQDNQYPDVDPALQASARTEFLDHVEHLPDILLATVYALDRTVIWSTNAELIGVHIKDDDELDESFEMKVPVSSSYHKIDDEKPEQQMLREPKYLFIENYIPMFNADKSKVVAMVEVYKEPADLVDRIDRGFASIWAATCFGGAAIFLALFWIVRRAAKLLQSQQQQLISNETFVALGEMSSAVAHSLRNPLATIRSSAELAQEIASPGAQRNIGDIISQVDRMSRWVRELLVSLRPMNDDGEAVDLVMAVEDTFGAFDALIKRSGVEVRFSPQNCAPVVSQKVLLTQILNSLFANALEAMPKGGVLSVEFESPQPDRVRMTLSDTGKGMSAQQQLLVFKPFFTTKQGGLGVGLALVKRIMERFEGSVVLTSREQEGTRVSLNFKVASGGEYGTQHSAGRG; this comes from the coding sequence ATGCAGCGACTGGAAGCACAAAAAACCTCTGCACCGAACCCATCGGTCGCAGGCAAGGGCTGGCGCGAGCAGTTCAATCTGCTGCGCTGGTTCTCGCTCGCGAGTTTTTTCATCATCGCCGCCGTGGCGCTGGGGCTGGGGTATATCTCCACGCGCTTCGTGGTCACCGAAAGCGTCGAGCGCGATGCGCTGCTGACCGCGCAATTCGTTCAGGCCATCGGCGCGGCGGAAATGCGTCACGCCAAAATCAATCCGAACCGGACGATGGGCGAAATGCTCGACCCGCGCCAGGACAACCAATATCCCGATGTTGACCCGGCGTTACAGGCTTCGGCACGCACCGAGTTTCTCGATCACGTCGAACACTTGCCGGACATTTTGCTCGCGACGGTTTATGCGCTGGATCGCACGGTGATCTGGTCGACCAACGCTGAGCTTATCGGTGTGCACATCAAGGATGACGATGAGCTCGACGAATCATTCGAGATGAAAGTGCCGGTGTCTTCCAGCTACCACAAGATCGACGATGAGAAACCCGAACAGCAAATGCTGCGCGAACCGAAATACCTGTTCATCGAGAACTACATCCCGATGTTCAACGCCGACAAAAGCAAAGTCGTCGCCATGGTTGAGGTCTACAAGGAGCCGGCGGATCTGGTCGACCGCATCGACCGTGGCTTCGCCTCGATCTGGGCGGCGACTTGCTTCGGCGGTGCGGCGATCTTTCTCGCGTTGTTCTGGATCGTCCGCCGTGCCGCGAAATTGCTGCAGAGCCAGCAGCAACAACTGATCAGCAACGAAACCTTTGTCGCCCTCGGCGAGATGTCCTCGGCGGTGGCGCACAGTCTGCGCAATCCATTGGCGACCATTCGCTCCAGCGCCGAACTGGCGCAAGAGATCGCCAGCCCCGGTGCGCAGCGCAACATCGGCGACATCATCAGTCAGGTCGATCGTATGTCGCGCTGGGTGCGCGAATTGCTCGTCTCACTGCGGCCGATGAATGACGACGGCGAGGCGGTGGATCTGGTAATGGCAGTAGAAGACACCTTTGGCGCATTTGATGCATTGATTAAACGCAGTGGCGTCGAAGTGCGATTCAGTCCGCAAAACTGCGCGCCGGTCGTCAGTCAAAAGGTGTTGCTCACGCAAATACTCAATAGCCTGTTTGCCAATGCCCTGGAAGCCATGCCCAAGGGCGGTGTGCTCAGCGTCGAATTCGAATCGCCGCAGCCGGACCGCGTACGCATGACCCTGAGCGACACCGGCAAGGGCATGAGCGCACAGCAGCAACTGTTGGTGTTCAAACCGTTTTTCACCACCAAACAGGGCGGCCTCGGGGTTGGTCTGGCGTTGGTCAAAAGAATTATGGAGCGTTTTGAAGGTTCGGTCGTGCTGACCAGCCGCGAGCAGGAAGGAACCCGCGTCAGTCTCAACTTCAAAGTGGCATCGGGAGGGGAATATGGAACACAGCATTCTGCTGGTCGAGGATGA
- a CDS encoding Ig-like domain-containing protein, with protein MNKWPRFALNALGLALSLTGSAYAQLAAVDPGPYTFATGKFPMWYQDNNLLSMELCQSRAASSRVAATTPPAYMCILLAEPGIYDDAQPMIFPDNWPPEAFWFLAETTIADNAAGYGVDAYVAGIEAAFASENPADGDQQSFARIRIRVNVPVAGTYTITHPYGVETVNVTAPGRRAINITRDIGIGAPGNFTGAVNGAIGPFLRSVNGPYTEVNPDTGATETFVGDPNLNEAVTGSPFNTNFLRITGPAGTIQSNVFSLSGKVLDNRQQTQVEIDRATYRRTAAGVRAEVFAKASNSSTLCFRETVALLPGPPPTPCQTTLLGDNNGLFFGHRLGIGAVPPVVVVTATNPAGTTRPTAVSAKLTDVVKVQTARYNWANHSLLIEATSSDEVAIPDMVAQGYGRLSKTGTLQRITVADLTQPPATVTVKSAAGGGDTEAVVVVGSAPDTGENQAPISNADTGSTSFGVPITLSLLTNDSDPDGDNPLGITALTQPAAGQGTVALNGTTSVVYTPPAVVNAPLTTTFTYKAQDAKGLASANPATVTITVAPNQAPTAVADSVATLGVAIPINVLANDTDPEGNVPLAVNSLTQPAAGRGTVSSNGTVITYTPPATVTTAFTTTFTYIARDAFGALSTPATVTVQVSPRPAAETFAVTASTVQARSGGRFNWDFTGTSSVTTGNTITVQVTTPSGLVTLGTTTVPLTGRWRLTLNNTLVVPSANPTATIRSSQGTVRTVSVTTL; from the coding sequence ATGAACAAGTGGCCACGCTTTGCGCTCAACGCGCTCGGGCTCGCTCTCTCGCTGACCGGCAGTGCCTATGCGCAACTCGCCGCCGTCGACCCCGGCCCCTACACCTTCGCCACCGGGAAATTCCCGATGTGGTATCAGGACAACAATCTGCTGTCGATGGAACTGTGCCAATCGCGCGCCGCCAGCTCGCGCGTTGCCGCGACCACGCCGCCGGCCTACATGTGCATTTTGCTGGCTGAACCGGGTATCTACGACGACGCCCAGCCGATGATTTTCCCAGACAACTGGCCGCCGGAAGCCTTCTGGTTCCTGGCCGAAACCACGATTGCCGACAACGCTGCCGGTTATGGCGTGGACGCTTATGTCGCCGGGATCGAAGCGGCATTCGCCTCGGAAAATCCGGCCGATGGTGATCAGCAAAGCTTCGCGCGGATTCGCATCCGGGTGAACGTACCCGTTGCCGGCACCTATACGATCACTCACCCGTATGGCGTCGAGACGGTCAATGTCACCGCGCCTGGACGCCGCGCGATCAACATTACCCGCGACATCGGCATCGGCGCACCGGGCAATTTCACCGGTGCCGTCAATGGCGCCATCGGACCGTTCCTGCGCAGCGTCAACGGCCCGTACACCGAAGTGAACCCCGACACCGGCGCCACGGAAACTTTCGTCGGTGACCCGAACCTCAACGAAGCGGTGACCGGCAGCCCGTTCAACACCAACTTCCTGCGCATCACCGGGCCTGCAGGGACGATCCAGTCGAACGTGTTCAGCCTGTCCGGCAAAGTGCTCGACAACCGTCAGCAGACCCAAGTGGAAATCGACCGCGCCACCTATCGCCGCACCGCCGCCGGCGTGCGTGCCGAAGTGTTTGCCAAGGCCAGTAACAGCTCGACCCTGTGCTTCCGCGAAACCGTGGCGCTGCTCCCCGGCCCACCGCCAACGCCGTGCCAGACCACTCTGCTAGGTGACAACAATGGTCTGTTCTTCGGCCACCGCTTGGGCATTGGCGCGGTACCTCCGGTAGTCGTCGTGACCGCCACCAACCCCGCCGGCACCACGCGTCCGACGGCCGTATCAGCCAAGCTCACCGACGTGGTGAAAGTGCAGACTGCCCGTTACAACTGGGCCAACCATAGCTTGCTGATCGAGGCCACTTCGAGCGATGAAGTGGCGATCCCCGACATGGTTGCCCAAGGCTACGGACGTCTGTCGAAGACCGGCACCCTGCAGCGCATCACCGTCGCCGACCTGACTCAGCCACCCGCTACCGTGACGGTGAAATCTGCCGCTGGCGGTGGTGACACTGAAGCGGTCGTCGTGGTCGGCAGCGCGCCGGACACGGGTGAAAATCAAGCGCCGATCAGCAATGCCGACACCGGCAGCACAAGCTTCGGTGTGCCGATCACCCTCAGCCTGTTGACCAACGACAGCGATCCCGATGGCGATAATCCACTGGGCATCACCGCGTTGACTCAACCGGCCGCGGGCCAAGGCACCGTAGCGCTCAACGGCACCACATCGGTGGTCTACACGCCGCCAGCGGTAGTCAACGCGCCACTGACCACGACCTTCACCTACAAGGCGCAGGACGCCAAAGGTCTGGCCTCGGCCAACCCGGCGACCGTAACCATCACCGTCGCACCGAACCAGGCCCCGACCGCCGTCGCCGACAGCGTCGCAACACTGGGCGTAGCGATCCCGATCAACGTGCTGGCCAACGACACCGATCCGGAAGGCAACGTGCCACTGGCCGTCAACAGCCTGACCCAACCCGCCGCCGGGCGCGGCACGGTTAGCAGCAACGGCACGGTGATCACCTACACCCCACCGGCCACCGTGACCACGGCATTCACCACGACCTTCACCTACATCGCCCGGGACGCCTTCGGTGCCCTGTCGACGCCGGCCACGGTCACGGTGCAAGTTTCGCCACGGCCAGCAGCGGAAACGTTCGCCGTCACCGCGTCGACGGTGCAGGCACGCTCCGGCGGGCGCTTCAACTGGGACTTCACCGGCACCTCGTCAGTGACCACCGGCAACACCATCACCGTGCAGGTCACCACCCCTTCCGGGCTGGTCACCCTTGGCACCACCACGGTGCCGTTAACCGGACGCTGGCGGCTGACGCTGAACAACACGCTGGTAGTGCCTTCGGCCAACCCGACCGCGACGATCCGCTCGTCCCAAGGCACCGTGCGCACGGTCTCGGTGACCACGCTGTAA
- a CDS encoding ATP-binding protein codes for MNMQSKSLPVEEGNLRLNSRKQSFNLLRWFSLISMAVIGTVAVALGAVSTRFVIDESVQRDALLTAQFIQAIASAEVRHVSIPNVRTMGELLDPRQDMHFPDVSPQARADARGEFLDHIEHLPDVILANIYAPDRQVIWSTNPVLIGTSIHADEDLDRAFNEKIPVSASYHDVDKAREEQKFITPPDYIFIENYIPLFDAEGKNVTAMVEIYKEPKDLIARMERGLVLIWLATALGGGLIYLGLYWIVRRAAILLAAQQKQLIANETFVALGEMSSAVAHSLRNPLATIRSSAELALEFDAGPAQKNINDIIGQVDRMSKWVRELLQSLRPLNDDPEPVNLVAALHESLVAFEQQIARASVQVVFHPQHTPMVLSQPVQLTQILNSLLANALEAMDKGGTLTVSLEPSDDRGVCVVLSDTGKGMNEEQRTMAFRPFFTTKSGGLGVGLVLVKRIMERFGGGVTLDSREGEGTTVRLAFQLVP; via the coding sequence ATGAACATGCAGTCGAAATCGCTACCGGTCGAGGAGGGCAATCTGCGCTTGAACTCGCGCAAGCAGTCGTTCAACCTGCTGCGCTGGTTTTCGCTGATCAGCATGGCGGTGATTGGCACGGTGGCTGTGGCGCTTGGGGCGGTGTCGACGCGTTTTGTCATTGATGAAAGCGTACAGCGCGATGCCTTGCTCACCGCGCAGTTCATTCAGGCGATCGCCTCGGCCGAGGTGCGCCATGTGTCGATTCCCAATGTGCGGACCATGGGCGAATTGCTCGATCCGCGTCAGGACATGCACTTTCCCGACGTCAGTCCGCAAGCCCGGGCCGATGCACGGGGCGAGTTTCTCGATCACATCGAACACTTGCCGGACGTGATTCTGGCTAATATTTACGCGCCGGACCGCCAGGTAATCTGGTCAACCAATCCCGTGCTGATCGGTACCAGCATTCATGCCGACGAAGACCTTGATCGCGCCTTCAACGAAAAGATTCCGGTATCCGCCAGCTACCACGACGTCGACAAGGCCCGTGAAGAACAGAAATTCATCACGCCGCCGGATTACATCTTCATCGAGAACTACATTCCGCTGTTCGACGCCGAGGGCAAGAACGTCACGGCGATGGTCGAGATCTACAAGGAGCCCAAGGATCTGATCGCACGCATGGAGCGCGGATTGGTTCTGATCTGGCTGGCCACCGCGCTCGGCGGCGGGCTGATTTATCTGGGGCTGTACTGGATCGTCCGGCGCGCGGCGATTCTGCTCGCCGCTCAGCAAAAACAACTGATTGCCAACGAAACCTTTGTCGCTCTGGGTGAGATGTCTTCCGCCGTGGCGCACAGTTTGCGCAATCCGTTGGCGACGATTCGCTCCAGCGCCGAACTGGCGCTGGAGTTCGATGCCGGCCCGGCGCAGAAGAACATCAACGACATCATCGGCCAGGTCGACCGCATGTCGAAGTGGGTGCGCGAGCTGCTGCAATCGCTGCGACCGCTCAACGATGATCCGGAACCGGTGAATCTGGTGGCCGCGTTGCACGAAAGCCTGGTGGCGTTCGAACAGCAGATTGCCAGAGCGAGCGTGCAGGTGGTGTTTCATCCCCAGCACACGCCGATGGTGCTCAGCCAGCCAGTACAACTGACACAAATCCTCAACAGCCTGCTGGCAAATGCACTGGAGGCGATGGACAAGGGCGGCACGCTGACCGTCAGCCTGGAACCGAGCGACGACCGTGGCGTCTGCGTGGTGCTCAGCGACACTGGTAAAGGCATGAATGAAGAACAACGGACCATGGCCTTCCGGCCGTTTTTCACGACCAAATCGGGTGGTTTGGGTGTCGGTCTGGTCCTGGTCAAACGCATCATGGAACGCTTCGGCGGCGGCGTGACCCTCGACAGCCGCGAAGGCGAGGGCACCACCGTTCGTCTGGCCTTCCAACTCGTCCCCTGA
- a CDS encoding multicopper oxidase domain-containing protein: MDRTTRAPSNTFLLTPLSVFLMLTLGSMAGVRASPIDDERQPETSDPSAYYDEPADRAGALNAILTMPEANEDSFDLPDGVKGDRAETRVENVLPPSVQTSFNYPTNGKPSPLYGAQPFTQQLTLFEEFGPEKLDPTTPAAPLPFPPAAIGPAPAQDPNNIARSAPPGTALDAFLRQPGLTPFPSQFANVVDRNPWQAQIEVYLNRHIGSSAEGRPPGKGWAHQRWNEFYPQVAYKTAQTGARLNGGLRDSVQMHHYAVGEFGPGGLYHNVAGVPATDGTAKGVDPRFHPAMPAQNHNSVWTFDGTLPPKLLMVRYGQPVMMRHYNGLPIDPSANRGFGLHTISTHEHNGHAPAESDGYANAFFFPGQFYDYRWPIQLAGYDSINTKAEDPRAAFPCAPGETLWVNDLAPAKKTCDHGTIKIRGDWRETMSTHWFHDHMLDFTAQNVYKGNAAMMNYYSALDRGNESVDDGVNLRLPSGSALPWGNRDYDVNLVFADKAWDQEGQLWFNPFNTDGFLGDQLLVNWQWKPALDVRARSYRFRILNGSVSRYFKLALVREIKGTSGEFQGPKNSGVSYSRVPFHMIANDGNIMEHSVPFDGSMDLDADGDKQNHNAILPTQGIAERFDIIVNFSKNGIKPGDKLFFVNLQAHDDGKGPKDVIPLGDILSEKYLAVIRQTSKGPQWDRGDPAVGKVLQLNVKAYTGQDLAMNPAAYEPAKPGKAEGLVMIPLKLHRDNAADKAVLAKARHRTFTFGRSDGTDEAPWTVKTDGGFGFHMDPRRLNASTQLSSGPTDAGVTGFGTLEVWNIKAGGTGWSHPVHVHFEEGIILSRGGKAPPEWEKWARKDVYRIGSEKDGLDSVEMAINFREFAGTYMEHCHNTQHEDNSMLLRWDLEKPGQLQLMPTPLPSWDGVRYVNSAALPTFRNGDGVGPQVVVKP, encoded by the coding sequence ATGGACAGAACAACGCGTGCCCCAAGCAACACCTTTTTGCTGACGCCCTTGAGCGTCTTTCTGATGTTGACCCTCGGCAGCATGGCCGGCGTTCGCGCCAGCCCGATCGATGACGAGCGACAGCCAGAAACCTCCGATCCTTCGGCGTACTACGACGAACCGGCTGACCGCGCCGGTGCGCTCAATGCCATTCTGACCATGCCGGAGGCGAACGAAGACTCTTTCGATTTGCCCGACGGGGTCAAAGGCGACCGCGCTGAAACGCGTGTGGAAAACGTCCTGCCGCCGTCCGTGCAGACCAGTTTCAATTACCCCACCAACGGCAAGCCGAGCCCGCTCTATGGCGCGCAGCCGTTCACCCAGCAGTTGACCCTGTTCGAAGAGTTCGGGCCGGAAAAACTCGACCCGACCACCCCGGCCGCGCCGCTGCCGTTTCCGCCGGCCGCGATTGGCCCGGCACCGGCTCAGGACCCGAACAACATCGCCCGCAGCGCGCCACCCGGCACCGCCCTTGATGCGTTCCTGCGCCAACCGGGGCTAACGCCGTTCCCCAGCCAGTTCGCCAACGTCGTCGACCGCAACCCGTGGCAGGCGCAGATCGAGGTGTACCTCAACCGCCATATCGGCTCATCCGCCGAAGGTCGGCCGCCAGGAAAAGGCTGGGCGCACCAGCGCTGGAACGAGTTCTACCCGCAAGTCGCCTACAAAACCGCGCAGACCGGTGCACGCCTCAATGGTGGCCTGCGTGACAGCGTGCAAATGCACCATTACGCGGTGGGCGAATTCGGCCCCGGCGGCCTGTACCACAACGTCGCTGGCGTACCAGCGACCGATGGCACCGCCAAAGGTGTCGACCCGCGTTTCCACCCGGCCATGCCGGCGCAAAACCACAATTCGGTGTGGACCTTCGACGGCACGTTGCCGCCCAAACTGTTGATGGTGCGCTACGGCCAACCGGTGATGATGCGCCACTACAACGGCTTGCCGATCGACCCGTCGGCCAACCGTGGATTCGGTCTGCACACCATCAGCACCCACGAGCACAACGGTCACGCGCCGGCGGAAAGCGACGGCTATGCCAACGCGTTCTTCTTTCCTGGGCAGTTCTATGACTATCGCTGGCCGATCCAGCTTGCCGGTTACGACAGCATCAACACCAAGGCTGAAGACCCGCGTGCGGCGTTCCCGTGTGCACCGGGTGAAACCTTGTGGGTCAACGACCTGGCCCCCGCGAAGAAAACCTGCGACCACGGCACGATCAAAATCCGTGGCGACTGGCGCGAGACCATGAGCACCCACTGGTTCCACGATCACATGCTCGATTTCACCGCGCAGAATGTCTACAAGGGCAACGCGGCGATGATGAATTACTACAGTGCCCTGGATCGCGGCAACGAGTCGGTGGACGACGGCGTGAACCTGCGTCTGCCCAGCGGCAGCGCCTTGCCATGGGGCAACCGTGACTACGACGTCAACCTGGTGTTCGCCGACAAGGCCTGGGATCAGGAAGGGCAGTTGTGGTTCAACCCTTTCAACACCGACGGCTTCCTCGGTGATCAGTTGCTGGTCAACTGGCAATGGAAACCGGCCCTCGATGTGCGTGCGCGCAGTTATCGCTTCCGCATCCTCAACGGCTCGGTGTCGCGCTACTTCAAACTGGCGCTGGTGCGGGAAATCAAAGGCACCAGCGGCGAGTTCCAGGGGCCGAAAAACTCCGGTGTGTCGTACAGCCGTGTGCCGTTCCACATGATCGCTAACGACGGCAACATCATGGAACACAGCGTGCCGTTCGACGGCAGCATGGATCTCGATGCCGATGGCGACAAACAGAACCACAACGCGATCCTGCCGACTCAGGGCATCGCCGAGCGCTTCGACATCATCGTCAACTTCTCGAAAAACGGCATCAAGCCAGGCGACAAGCTGTTCTTCGTCAACCTGCAGGCTCACGACGACGGCAAGGGACCCAAAGACGTCATCCCGTTGGGCGACATCCTGTCGGAGAAATACCTGGCGGTGATCAGGCAGACCAGCAAGGGCCCGCAGTGGGACAGAGGCGACCCGGCGGTGGGCAAGGTCTTGCAGCTCAACGTCAAGGCTTACACCGGTCAGGATCTGGCGATGAACCCGGCAGCCTACGAACCGGCGAAACCGGGCAAGGCGGAAGGGCTGGTGATGATCCCGCTGAAGCTCCACCGCGACAACGCCGCCGATAAAGCCGTGCTGGCCAAGGCGCGCCACCGCACCTTCACCTTCGGCCGTTCCGACGGCACCGATGAAGCGCCGTGGACGGTCAAGACCGATGGCGGCTTCGGCTTCCACATGGACCCGCGTCGCCTGAACGCTTCGACGCAACTGTCGAGCGGCCCGACCGATGCCGGTGTCACCGGGTTCGGCACTCTGGAGGTGTGGAACATCAAGGCTGGTGGCACGGGCTGGAGCCATCCGGTGCATGTGCACTTCGAGGAGGGGATCATCCTCAGTCGCGGCGGCAAGGCCCCGCCAGAGTGGGAAAAATGGGCACGCAAGGACGTCTATCGCATCGGCTCCGAAAAGGACGGTCTGGACAGCGTCGAAATGGCGATCAACTTCCGCGAGTTCGCCGGGACCTACATGGAGCACTGTCACAACACTCAGCATGAGGACAACTCGATGCTGCTGCGTTGGGACCTGGAGAAGCCCGGGCAACTGCAACTGATGCCAACCCCACTGCCAAGCTGGGACGGTGTGCGCTACGTCAACTCTGCCGCGCTGCCTACCTTCCGCAACGGTGACGGTGTTGGCCCACAAGTGGTGGTCAAGCCATGA
- a CDS encoding sigma-54 dependent transcriptional regulator, with product MEHSILLVEDDELLAENIQTYLERKDFEVTVCHSAEDALEQLGSFMPDIVLTDNSLPGMSGHELIQKLRISAPDLKVIMMTGYGNVEDAVVAMKEGAFHYVTKPVALQELKLLLDKALATERMERTLSFYQEREAQKSGVQALIGDSAPMQYLKNTIGQLLDAERRMANTDLPPVLVEGETGTGKELVARALHFDGPRSKGPFIEFNCASIPSNLVESELFGHEKGAFTDAKDRRVGLVEAADGGTLFLDEIGEMDLLLQAKILKLLEDRTIRRVGSVKERKVNLRVISATNCNLEQMVQQGKFRRDLFFRLRIISIKVPRLYARGDDILLLARHFLASHGKRYGKPNLHFSQQAEELLLSYTWPGNVRELRNMLEQTVLLAPSDTIAAHQLNVCMSLVDEPPLHIHEAPMHYEPRPASNTESMNLPEVERDMVRKMLDKTDWNVTKSARLLGLSRDMLRYRIEKLGLARPDKRQW from the coding sequence ATGGAACACAGCATTCTGCTGGTCGAGGATGACGAACTGTTGGCCGAAAATATTCAGACCTACCTGGAGCGCAAAGACTTCGAGGTGACCGTCTGCCATTCCGCCGAAGACGCGCTGGAGCAATTGGGCAGCTTCATGCCTGACATCGTGCTGACCGACAACTCGCTGCCGGGCATGAGCGGTCACGAGCTGATCCAGAAGCTGCGCATCAGCGCGCCGGATCTCAAAGTGATCATGATGACCGGGTACGGCAACGTCGAAGATGCGGTGGTGGCGATGAAGGAGGGCGCCTTTCATTACGTCACCAAACCGGTCGCGCTGCAGGAACTCAAACTGCTGCTCGACAAGGCTCTGGCCACCGAACGGATGGAGCGCACGCTGTCGTTTTATCAGGAGCGCGAGGCGCAGAAATCCGGGGTGCAGGCGCTGATCGGCGACTCGGCACCGATGCAATATCTAAAAAATACTATCGGCCAGTTGCTCGATGCCGAGCGGCGCATGGCCAACACCGATCTGCCCCCGGTTTTGGTGGAAGGTGAGACCGGTACCGGCAAGGAATTGGTGGCGCGGGCGCTGCATTTCGACGGCCCGCGCAGCAAAGGTCCGTTTATCGAATTCAACTGCGCGTCGATCCCGTCGAATCTGGTGGAATCTGAGCTGTTCGGGCATGAGAAGGGTGCGTTCACCGATGCCAAGGATCGCCGGGTCGGGCTGGTGGAAGCGGCGGATGGCGGCACGCTGTTTCTCGATGAGATTGGCGAGATGGATCTGCTGTTGCAGGCAAAGATTTTGAAGTTGCTGGAGGACCGCACCATTCGCCGCGTCGGCTCGGTGAAGGAGCGTAAGGTCAATCTGCGGGTGATCAGCGCGACCAACTGCAATCTGGAGCAGATGGTGCAGCAGGGCAAATTCCGTCGCGATCTGTTTTTCCGTCTGCGGATCATTTCGATCAAAGTGCCGCGGCTTTACGCCCGTGGCGATGACATTCTGTTGCTGGCGCGGCACTTCCTCGCCAGTCACGGCAAACGCTACGGCAAACCGAATCTTCACTTCAGCCAGCAGGCCGAAGAATTGCTGCTCAGTTATACCTGGCCGGGCAACGTGCGTGAGCTGCGCAACATGCTCGAGCAGACCGTGCTGTTGGCGCCGAGCGACACCATCGCCGCGCATCAGCTCAACGTGTGCATGAGCTTGGTCGACGAGCCGCCGCTGCATATTCATGAAGCCCCAATGCACTACGAACCGCGCCCGGCGAGCAACACCGAATCGATGAACCTGCCGGAAGTCGAACGCGACATGGTGCGCAAGATGCTCGACAAGACCGACTGGAACGTCACCAAGTCCGCGCGCCTGCTGGGCCTGAGCCGCGACATGTTGCGCTACCGCATCGAAAAGCTCGGCCTCGCCCGCCCGGATAAACGCCAGTGGTAA